One region of Babylonia areolata isolate BAREFJ2019XMU chromosome 29, ASM4173473v1, whole genome shotgun sequence genomic DNA includes:
- the LOC143302277 gene encoding Na(+)/citrate cotransporter-like, with translation MEGQSLQEQGHARKEQPAAVTLTSWTPAVDRRPTQPAHSDSHTDTDPPPPPPNSPPSQNHTRPTSSSGLSADSTNTEGQPHGSPTGAQEAEDLSVRLPAGQSSPSATGAAHGDTTKKDTTGPAPGHDPCPCENRAMNGSPSTSLLVGLCADTAKEGTDIGEEVGMVPLSREITLEVQHHQQQQPTRPHHARETRDLSCVASGDHEVHEGDKGSPMLLSDCSSNPRPGGENQGQEVEVGVEKGRSVTAVRQLLSMWYMAVIFLVPIVLLPLPLVVGTPEAKCAYVIFVMAVFWMTEAIPIPVTSLMPIFLLPMMGLLTARQTSSAYINDTSILFMGGLMVAIAIEKWNLHKRIALAVILVVGSEPRRLMLGMMCVTWVLSMWISNTATTAMMLPIAQAVLQHLSAAARPSHPHQHSTPTLQHDPSTDDSVDEESPDKHSGATVDSGQSGETQQSTAEGGGGERAKSPLSKALSLAIAYSANVGGVACLTGTGPNLVLVGQAQIVFEKVGLSSPITFANWMVYGLPLSFLLLILVWIWLNVLYLRPSCARGARQKTRSRAKDANRKIRDVIRAEFRKLGPVTYAEGTILVCFAVLVALWITRDLGGAGGWGSIFPSRHVSDSTPAILIGVLMFVLPSRLPDIFFRMRRQGLKPRAAVTALLSWDAVHTKMPWSLFLLLGGGFALARAAQESGLSLWLGQKLAVFGALDPWLMLLIVCYIVTFVTEVTSNTAIATIMMPILAQLSVTLELNPLFFMFPAALTSSFAFMLPVATPPNAIVFAYGALRVIDMVMCGIMLNIVSVPVLLLATSTWGNAFFHFDVMPPQFSTNVTGLLNTTAV, from the exons ATGGAAGGACAATCTTTGCAAG AGCAAGGACATGCGAGAAAAGAGCAGCCAGCTGCCGTGACACTAACCAGCTGGACTCCCGCAGTGGACAGGAGACCCACACAGCCCGCACACagcgacagtcacacagacaccgatccacccccaccaccacctaacTCTCCACCCAGCCAGAACCACACTCGTCCAACATCATCTTCCGGTCTTTCTGCAGACAGTACAAACACTGAGGGTCAGCCCCACGGCTCACCGACAGGCGCCCAGGAAGCGGAGGACCTCTCTGTCAGACTCCCTGCTGGTCAGTCATCACCGTCCGCCAcaggtgctgcacacggggacacGACTAAAAAGGACACCACCGGCCCTGCCCCGGGACATGACCCTTGTCCTTGTGAAAACAGGGCCATGAACGGATCCCCGTCAACCTCACTCCTGGTGGGACTGTGTGCGGACACGGCCAAGGAAGGGACCGACATTGGGGAGGAGGTAGGCATGGTCCCCCTGTCCCGTGAAATCACACTGGAGgtacagcaccaccaacaacaacaacccacgcGCCCCCACCACGCCCGAGAAACGCGCGACCTGAGTTGTGTCGCGTCTGGTGACCATGAAGTCCACGAGGGCGACAAAGGAAGCCCCATGCTGCTGTCAGACTGCTCCTCCAACCCCCGGCCTGGGGGAGAGAACCAGGgccaggaggtggaggtgggggtggagaaggggaggagTGTGACGGCTGTCAGACAGCTGCTGTCAATGTGGTACATGGCCGTCATCTTTCTCGTTCCCATTGTGCTGCTGCCTCTGCCCCTGGTCGTCGGCACGCCG GAAGCAAAATGTGCTTACGTCATTTTCGTGATGGCGGTCTTCTGGATGACGGAGGCGATCCCGATCCCTGTGACGTCACTGATGCCCATCTTCTTGCTGCCAATGATGGGCCTGTTGACGGCGCGTCAGACCTCCTCTGCCTACATCAAC GACACGTCGATTCTGTTCATGGGAGGACTGATGGTAGCCATCGCCATAGAGAAATGGAACCTGCACAAACGTATTGCCCTGGCCGTCATCCTGGTGGTAGGATCCGAACCCAGAAG GCTGATGCTGGGCATGATGTGTGTGACGTGGGTGCTGTCCATGTGGATCAGCAACACAGCCACCACGGCCATGATGCTGCCCATAGCACAGGCGGTGCTGCAGCACCTGTCTGCCGCTGCCCGCCCCTCGCACCCCCACCAacactccacacccacactccaac atgATCCATCGACTGACGATAGTGTCGACGAGGAATCTCCTGACAAACATTCTGG AGCGACGGTGGACAGTGGTCAGTCCGGAGagacacagcagagcacagcggagggcgggggaggggagagggcgaAGTCCCCCCTGTCCAAGGCCCTGTCCCTGGCCATCGCTTATTCCGCCAACGTGGGAGGGGTGGCCTGTCTCACCGGCACCGGACCCAACCTCGTGCTGGTCGGACAGGCACAGAT agTGTTCGAGAAAGTGGGTCTGAGCAGTCCCATCACCTTCGCCAACTGGATGGTGTACGGCctgcccctctccttcctcctcctcatcctcgtcTGGATCTGGCTCAACGTCCTCTACCTCAGGCCTTC CTGTGCACGTGGGGCGAGGCAGAAGACCAGAAGCAGAGCAAAGGACGCCAACCGCAAAATTCGTGACGTCATCAGAGCCGAGTTCCGGAAGTTGGGACCTGTCAC ATACGCCGAGGGGACGATACTGGTGTGTTTTGCTGTTCTCGTTGCCCTGTGGATCACACGAGATTTGGGGGGAGCTGGAGGCTGGGGTAGTATCTTTCCGAGCAG ACACGTGAGTGACTCCACCCCAGCCATTCTGATCGGTGTGCTGATGTTTGTCCTCCCGTCCAGACTGCCAGACATCTTCTTCCGCATGAGGCGTCAAG GCCTGAAGCCCCGAGCGGCCGTGACAGCCCTGTTGTCATGGGACGCTGTGCACACCAAGATGCCCTGGTCGCTCTTTCTGCTGCTAGGAGGGGGATTCGCCCTTGCACGTGCAGCTCAG GAGTCGGGGCTGTCGCTGTGGCTGGGGCAGAAGCTGGCGGTGTTCGGGGCCCTGGACCCCTGGCTGATGCTGCTGATCGTCTGCTACATCGTCACCTTCGTCACCGAGGTCACCAGCAACAccgccatcgccaccatcatgATGCCCATACTGGCACAGCTG TCCGTGACGCTGGAGCTGAACCCTCTGTTCTTCATGTTCCCCGCGGCGCTGACCAGTTCCTTCGCCTTCATGCTGCCAGTGGCCACGCCCCCCAACGCCATTGTGTTTGCCTATGGGGCCCTCAGGGTCATCGACATG gtgATGTGTGGCATCATGCTGAACATAGTGTCGGTGCCAGTCCTACTACTGGCCACATCCACCTGGGGTAACGCCTTTTTCCACTTTGACGTCATGCCGCCCCAGTTCAGCACCAACGTCACCGGCCTCCTCAACACCACGGCTGTTTGA